Part of the Saimiri boliviensis isolate mSaiBol1 chromosome 21, mSaiBol1.pri, whole genome shotgun sequence genome is shown below.
GGGCTGTGGCCATGGGTAATTTAAGTAAACCCACTCTAAAAGACTGGTTTCCCACATTGAGATTTCAGTTAACAATGGTTCATGGGAAAAATGGAAGAGTTCAGGGCTCAATTTGTGAGCTGGAACAGGATCAAAGGCTATTAAGTACTAACAGGGTTGTAAGTCAGGCTGTGGAGCATGATTAAAATATTGCAAATGACGAGGACATTGGAGTCTTGCATTCAACTTACAACTGATAGAATAACAAATAAGTATAACGAATACACTCTTCTAGAGTCCAAATCagccaaaaataattttcagtattCAAGAACTAAAAAGCAAACAGTTTGCTCAAACACTCATGAGCACTGTTTCTCCTCACAGATTTGTGCTCGTTCTCATTGCTGGGATGCCTGTCTGGTTGTAGATTGAGGAACGTCTTTTTACGTTCTGCAATTTTTAcgtcagacaaaacagacttatTTAAAGCAGCAACAATTACAACAgttataaaagataaagaaaggcatCATATGATGATTAAAGGATCAGTCCAACAGAACAATATcacaatcataaatatatatgcatctaatactggagctcccaaatttataaaacaattattactaGACCTAAGAGATGAGAGAGATGACAACACAGTCATAgtaggggacttcaatactccactgacagcactagacaggtcatcaagacagaaaggaaataaagaaaccaTGGACTTAAACTAGATCAAATGGACTTAACACTTACAGAACATTCTGCCCAAACTTCAGAATATACCACATTtgcatcagcacatggaacattctccaagacaaatcatatgataggccacaaagcaagtctcaataaatttacaaaaactgTAATTATATTAAGTACCCTTTCAGACCAccatggaataaaactggaaattaacttCAAAAGGAATCCTtcaaactatacaaatacatgaaaatcgAATAAGCTCCTCCTGAATGACCTTTGGatcaacaatgaaatgaagaaggaaatgaaaaaattgtttgaaatgaACAATCATAGAGACATAACCTATTAAAACTTCTGGGAGACAGCaaaactaagaggaaagttcatagcatcaAACAGTCTGAAAGAGCATGAACAggcaatctaaggtcacacctcaagaaGCTAGGGAAACAAGAACCAACctaacccaaacccagaagaagaaaagaaataacaaagatcagagcagaacgaatgattgaaacaaaaaataaaaaagataaatgaaacaaaaactggttctttgaagAGACAGACAAAATTGACagaccattagtgagattaactgagaaaaaagagagaagatccaaataaactcaattagaaatgaaatgaaaaatatcacAATACCACAGAACAACAAAAGATATTCAAGGCTACAATGAACACACTTatgcatacaaactagaaaaatCTTGAGGAGAcagatgaattcctggaaatacaCAACCCTCCTGCATTAaatcacaaataaatagaaactctgggctggtcacagtggctcatacctgtaatccctgcacttcaggagactgaggtgggcagatcacttaaggccaggggtttgagctcagcctggccaacatgataaaccctggtctctaccaaaaatgcaaaaaattagctgggtgtggtggtgcacactttaatcccacctactcaggaggctgacgcaggagactcacttgagcttaaggcagaggttgcagtgagctcagattagccactgtactccagcctgggcaacagagtgagaccctgtcaaaaaaaacaaaaagaaagaaagaagctgaacAGACTGGTAACAAGTAGTGAGACTGAAACAGTAGTAAAAAAATAGCCAACAATAAAAATatccaggaccagacggattaattgctgaattctatcaggcagtcaaagaattggtaccaatcttcctaaaactatttcaaaagataaagaaagaggaaatcctccgtaaatcattctatgaagccagtaccACCCTAagaccaaaaccaggaaagaacataacacaaaaaagaaaactacataccAATAGTTCAGACTTGTAGGTCTATAGACCCTGATGAACATTCAGATGCAAAAAATCTTCCACAAAAGATTAGCTGAGTCCtacattatatcaaaaagataatacatcacGATCACGTGGGTTTAACACTAGGGATgaagggatggtttaacatatgcaagtcaataaatgtaattaatcacataaaaagaattaaaaatttaaaagtatgatCAATTGAATTGATGTCAAAAAATTTGGACAAAATCCAGTATCCATATATGATTAAAACACTCAGAAAAACtagcatagaagggacatacctcaagATAATagaagccatctatgacaaacccatagtcaACATTATACTGGACAGAGAAAGTCAAAAGCGTTCCCCCTAATAAGTAATAACTGGAACAAACAAAGAATGTCCGCTTTCACCTCTTCTactcaacattgtactggaagttttagccacagcaattagacaagagaaacaaataaaggcaTCTaaataggtaaagaggaagtcaaactgttgctctTCACTGTTGATATGATTGTATACACTGTTGATATGATTgtatacatagaaaaccctaaacacTTATCTAAAAAATtcttagatctgataaatgaattcagtaaagtttcaggatacaaaatcaatgtacgcAAATCAGTAGCACTGTTATACACCtacaatgaccaagctgagaatcaaatcaagaactcaacctcttttacaatagctgcaaaaataaaatacttaggaatatacctaaacAAGGAGATGAAAAatctctaaaaggaaaactatGAGACACTGCTCAAAGAGATCATACACAACACAAACACGTGCAAACACCTGCTATGCTCAttgatgggtagaatcaatattgtgaaaacgacCATACTGCTTAAAGCAatatacaaattcaatgcaattcccatcaagaTATCATCATTGTTCTTCACAGTACTAGAAAAAAcagtcctaaaatttatatgggaccaaaaaaagcccatgtagccaaagcaagactaaacaaacaaacaaacaaagcaaatagcaagcaagcaaacaaaaaaacaaatctgaaagcATCGCATTACCCACtgcaaactatattacaaggctagagttaccaaaacagcatggtattgttataaaaataggcacatagacaaacggaacagagcagagaaccagacataaaaccaaatacttataGTCAACTGAACTTTGACCaagcaaatacacacataaaggGGGGAAAGGACACtatattcaacaaatggtactagaTAATTTGTAAATCACATGTAGAAGAAAAaagctggatcctcatctctcactttttacaaaaatcaactaagaataatcaaagatttaaatctaagccctgaaaccataaaaattctagagtatggcattagaaaaattattctagtcattgacttaggcaaagatttcatgaccaagaactcaaAAGTGAATggaacagaaacaaagataagtAGATAGGACTAAATTAAGCTAgaaagcttcttcacagaaaaagaaataataagcaaaGAGATGACCCACAgattgggaggaaatatttgcacaCTTTTCATCTGAcgaaggactaatatccagattctatGAGGAACTCAAACAAACCAGCAAGAATAAGCaatcacatcaaaaagtgggcaaaggacatgaatagacaattttcaaaagaagatatacaaatgaccaataaacaaatgaaaacatgctcaacatcactaatcatcagggaactGCACATCAAGACCACAATCAgacaccaccttactcctgcaaaaatggccacaattaagaaaatttttaaaatggcagatgttggcatggatatgATGTAAAGGGagcacttctacactgctggtgggaacgtaaactagtacaaccactatggaaaacagtatggtgatttcttaaagatctaaaaatagaactactatttcattcagtaatcccactactgggtttACTAGAGGAAATATACCAAGAGGATACATACCTAGAGGTATATACctagaggaaaatacattattaaataaaaaagatacttgcacacatgtttacagcagcacagtttgcaattgcaaaaacatggaaccagcaTAAATGCCTATTaaccaatgagtgaataaagaaaatgtgcgtcggtcgaggcaggaggaggaggttgggtTATAGAAGCTGAAGTGGCCGGCAGCCCGCTCATCGGTTCTCTCGGGCTTTGTCGGTCCGTGCCTTATCTCTCCCTGGAAAGGGAGGGAGGCTTCGACGTAGACAGGGAGCCGCTGCTGCCGTTGTTCTGAGCTTGAAGTCACTAGGACTTCTCTCAAACTTGTGTGCTGAGGAGACTTAGATGTGGTCCTCAGCTCCTAGGGTGAAATCAGCAGATCGGCCCATGAAAACTTCTGTAttgagacaaaggaaagaatctgtCAGAAAGCAACACTTGTTATCTTGGGCTTGGCAGCAAGGAAGAGGACAGGTATTGGAAATCCTGCATTCTGAAAAGCAGACTGAAAGGTGACAAAGAAGCTGAAGATGAGTGGTGAAGACAGGTATAACATTCCAGCGCCTCAATCTAGAAGTGTTAGTAAGAACCAACAACAGCTTAGCAGACAGAAGACCAAGGATCAGAATTCCCAGATGAAGATTGttcataagaaaaaagaaagaggaccTGGTTATAACTCATCAGCAGCTGCTAGGCAGGCCACGCAGAATGGgggaaagaacaaaaattttccaaataatcaAAGTTGGAACTCTAGCTTATCAGGTCCCAGCTTACTTTTTAAATCTCAAGCTAATCAGAACTATGTTGGTGCCAGATTTAGTGAGCCGCCATCACCAAGTGTTCTTCCCAAGCCACCAAGCCACTGGGTCCCTGTTTCCTTTAATCCTTCAGACAAGGAAATAATGACATTTCAACTTAAAACCTTACTTAATGTACAGGtataaaataagacaaagtaCTTAAGCTGAAATTTAGTTACGTTGATGGATAATTGTCAACTGGTGTGAAACAAATTCACCAGGGAGTTGATCTATTTGTGTAGAACTGctaattaatgtaaaaaatatagaCTGCATCTCACGTATGTGTTGTGTGCATTGTGATGTAATGGTAGTATCAGTGCAACTTAAAACTAAATTAATAATTGTACTTGATATTAAGTGTTCTCAACTGAGTAACTTTTAAGGGGAAACCAGCCAAGTTTAGATTTGGGGAGTGGTAAAGGAATCAGCTTTTTCTATTATTAGGGGAAGATAGTAATTTATCATTCATGGACCAGATTGTTGTGTTGGTGAATCACATTATAAGCATCTAACACAAGGATTCAGAATTAGGTAAACATCTGCAAGTTTAGTATACTGGAAATACCCAAATCAGTAATATGCTAACAATCTGATgcactgctgaaagaaaatgtgaatttttcttaataattgtATTTTAGTGAATTATACAGTGGGTGGAAAGGGCATTTGGAGCTCATTAAACGAGAAATAGTACACCCCAATGGCCCTGTTTATTAAATGTAGGGGATTAAGTGTCTGCCAACAAATACACCAAACCATTTTTTAACAGTATTTAATGGTCACTCAATagctttcaaaatacatttttgaattaCAGCACTGCACAAGCTATTCTAATAGTGATCTGGCCTCATCATTCCTGCAAAGCTGGCTTTGGGGAGCTGCATAATGTGAAAATTTTAAGTACCTAGGGGAGAAAGAGCCATGTAAATACCTGTAATGAACTTGTAGCATATGTAATGTTTTCTTGGCCTTTATCTTACAAAAATGGGATATTTTAGTATGAATTTGCTGAATGTAAGATCGTGGACTGTTTTTTATAGTATGGCCTAGTTTTAAAGGTCcaaaataatttgtttgtttttttttttgagacggagtttcgctcttgttacccaggctggagtgcaatggcgcgatctcggctcactgcaacctctgcctcctgggttcaggcaattctcctgcctcagcctcctaagtgggattacaggcacgcgccaccacgcccagctaattttttgtatttttagtagagacggggtttcaccatgttgaccaggatggtctcgatctctcgacctcgtgatccacccgcctcagcctcccaaagtgctgggattacaggcttgagccaccatgcccagcccaaaataatttgtttttaaagtgtgcCCTTGTGCTGAAGTGCCAgtgtatgtatattatacttCATTTGATTGTAAACTATATTTCAAAGCAAATCCTAGTGTGATAAGTTTTATAACTAAAAAGGTTTAAGCtgctaaaactatttttaagagATGTGAAATGCAGTATGGGactatatttttttcctcctctaagCCCAAAGATTAACTAAAGGGTCCCTCTAATCTTACAGATTTTTGGCTTTCACAATTTTCTAACCTAGGATACAGGTGGTTTAGTGTAGGTGCGAGTgagctttgctttttctttggtCAAGGGTGGGTGGCAATCCAACAGACTACTTATGCAAAAGACAAACTCCTGCATAATACATTGATAACATGTTTTGCCAACCTTAAGAGTAAATGCTTAAATATAAGTGAAAACAATagcaagtttatttatttattttttatttttttttaagaaggggtttcaccatgttggtcagtctggtcttgaactcccaacctcaggtgatccgcccgccttggcctccaaagtgtttggattacaggcgtgagccactatgcctggccagcaAGTTTAAAAAGCATGTGGGTCAGTTAAAAAATtttgttaggccgggcgcggtggctcaagcctgtaatcccagcactttgggaggccgaggcgggtggatcacgaggtcaagagatcgagaccatcctggtcaacatggtgaaaccctgtctctactaaaaataataaaaattagctgggcatggtggcgtgtgcctgtaatctcagctactcaggaggctgaggcaggagaattgcctgaacccaggaggcggaggttgcagtgagccgagatcgcgccattgcactccagcctaggcaacaagagcgaaactccgtctcaaaaaaaaaaaaaaaaaaaaaaattttgttgccgggcgcggtggctcaagcctgtaatcccagcaccttgggaggccgaggcgggtggatcacaaggtcgagagatcgagaccatcctggtcaacacggtgaaaccccgtctctactaaaaatacaaaacattagctgggcatggtggcacatgcctgtaatcccagctactcaggaggctgaggcaggagaattgcctgaacccaggaggcggaggttgtggtgagccgagatcgcgccattgcactccagcctgggtaacaagagcgaaactccatctcaaaaaaaaaaaaaaaaaaaaaaaaatttgttaatggCCTATTTTCTAATTGGCACCTCTTTTGATGCCTAAGCAGGAAAGCAGATGGCTAAGGTGTATTTCTCCAAATAAATCAATATGAAGTACTGCACAAGTTAAATATTGATAACCTAAAGacaaatttatgtatatatgaatttgaagcataaaattaaataaaatggtttctccccaagaaaagaaaatgtgatatatatatataaactttatatatatataaaatatatttatatattttattaatatacaaatatacatatatacaaatctataaatatatatataaatatatacacataagcttttttcttctaatattatgGCATTATTTCATTCCCTTATACGTTTGAGTAGAATTTCATAATATATACGTATACCATGCAGCAACCTGGGTGGAGCAGCAACCTGggtggagttggagaccattactgcaaatgaagaaactcaggaatagaaaaccaaacattacatgttctcacttgtaagagGGAGCTAAGCTTtgaggatgcaaaggcctaagaatgacaTAATGGACTTTAGGGACTTGAGGGAAAGGGTGTGGGGGGAGTGATGAAGAAAatactacatattgggtacagtgtacactgcttgggtgatgggtgcatcaaaatctcaaatcaccactaaagaacttttcCATGCAAACAAACACCCCGTTCCCCCAAAACTAccgaaataaataaaactgaaaaaaatatagtaattatcactaaaaaagagaaatgagaatggctatatgtaaaaaaaatagccagagcaagactaagcaaaatcGGAATTATCTTAGTATTGTGGTGGCTTACATTTAGTTTATGTTGTTAATGTTACGTATTACATTTGCAGAATAAAATGTTACTGCCTTTTTTCCCATTATGAGAACTTCTTTAGTTTTAGAAGAACTCagttttgtttaacttttgaTCCACTTATGATAAGTAGTCTGAGGATGTTTGCAAGAAGCTCCCAGTGTTGCATGATGAAACAGTTGGTGTCTCATGCCATTTATTTAAGGTGTTTTGTTTACTTACTggagaaaatgtttaattattgacaaatatttattgaacatccaCTCTGTGCCATGAACTCCTGTATCAGGTGCTAGATATACATTGATGAAtgacactgtgctccagcctgggggacagagtaagactgtctcaaaaaaaattactagataaTAGAATTCAAGAATTTATTACATATTACTACTTGGTGTAAATTCAAGATTCTTCGCGTCTAGTGGGCACGGGAGTAAGTTCTGTGAGTGCTAGGATGAACATTCAAATTGAGCACTCTTGGATTTGCCAACATTTAACAGCTTGctcttactaatttatttttaaataaatgtgagtaTGTAAAGGTAATGTAAATTGTAATGTATATCTACAAATATCTGCTTTTCTCTGTTAAGGGTATCTGTAAGGCACAGCAAATCATTTATAATATGTGtcagatataaataaaacaaaagtaaatgaaGTCAGTGTTTTTCTCGGCTGGATCTAGTTTCTTATTTGACCTTTTAATGACACACATAAAATATTGCTTTATATAGTGTTGTTCCACACTATAGAAACTCCCATAATAGGTTTAAAATACCTTCTTAAAAAATGCCAACTTCATCTTTAATCTGAAACAAATCTGACTGTCCAAACAGATACGTTAATATGTAACATATGAATGCATTATGTACTGTGTAAAAATTTATAAGACATAttgtaaaagattttaaaaatactcatgtgctcactttgtgctATAACTTCTAACATTTTATCTCTGTGGTGGTGACTTACTTGCAAGAAATGAGAAGCGGCAGAGTGCAGGTGGAGACTGTGGTTGGATGGGTCGGCTAACCCCAGGGTCCTTTGAACTGATTTAGGCCACTTGCGTTGATCTCAGATTCACTGTCGCCATGGCCAGTCAGTTGCAGGAGATGTAGCAGGTGCTGAAggctgagaagagggccactgagAAGGTGACGGAGGCCCACAAGCGAAAGaacaagaggctgaagcaggccaAGGAAGCACTTCAGGCTG
Proteins encoded:
- the LOC101042565 gene encoding proline-rich nuclear receptor coactivator 2-like — translated: MSGEDRYNIPAPQSRSVSKNQQQLSRQKTKDQNSQMKIVHKKKERGPGYNSSAAARQATQNGGKNKNFPNNQSWNSSLSGPSLLFKSQANQNYVGARFSEPPSPSVLPKPPSHWVPVSFNPSDKEIMTFQLKTLLNVQV